The Cryptosporangium minutisporangium genome segment GCGCCGGACCTGAATAGGTCTCTGACGGACGTAGTGGCGCTCAGGTCGGACTCAGGCCTGACAACGCATTACGACACCACCGAAGGACACGCCCGGCCGGAGCGATCCAGGCCGGGAGAGGATCCGGACCAAAGAGAGTCGGAAAGAAGAGATGGACAGGCAGATCAAGGGGATCCTGGGCGAGAAGCTCGGCATGACCCAGGTCTTCGACGAGAACAACCGGATCGTTCCGGTGACCGTCGTGCAGGCCGGGCCGAATGTCGTGACCCAGGTGCGTACCCCCGAACGTGACGGCTACTCCGCGGTCCAGGTCGCCTTCGGCGGCATCGACCCGCGGAAGGTGAACAAGCCGGAGAGCGGCCACTTCAAGGCCGCCGGCGTCACCCCGCGGCGGCACCTCGTCGAGATCCGCACGACTGACGCGGCCGAGTACGAGGTCGGCCAGGAGGTCTCCGCGGAGATCTTCGAGGCCGGCATCAAGGTCGACGTCGTCGGCACCAGCAAGGGCAAGGGTTACGCGGGTGTCATGAAGCGGCACGGCTTCAAGGGCCTCGGCGCCGGCCACGGTACCCAGCGCAAGCACCGCGCGCCGGGTTCGATCGGCGGCTGCGCGACCCCGGGCCGTGTCTTCAAGGGCCTGCGCATGGCGGGCCGCATGGGTGGCGTTCGTACCACCACGATGAACCTCAGCGTCCACCGCGTCGACGCTGAGAAGGGCCTGATCCTGGTCAAGGGCGCTGTGCCCGGGCCCAAGGGCGGGCTGGTGCTCATCCGCACCGCCGCCAAGACCCAGCTTGGTAAGGGCGGTGTGGCTAAGTGACCACGACGATCGATGTCGTAGACGCGAGCGGCGCGAAGACCGGCACGGCCGACCTGCCCGCCGAGATCTTCGACGTGACGACGAACGTTCCGCTGATCCACCAGGTCGTGGTGGCGCAGCAGGCGGCGGCCCGACAGGGCACGCACAAGACGAAGACCCGCGGTGAGGTGTCCGGCGGTGGGGCCAAGCCCTACAAGCAGAAGGGCACCGGTCGCGCCCGGCAGGGTTCGACCCGCGCGCCGCAGTTCACCGGCGGTGGCGTGGTCCACGGCCCGCAGCCGCGTGACTACTCGCAGCGGACGCCCAAGAAGATGAAGGCCGCTGCCCTCCGGGGCGCGCTCTCCGACCGGGCCCGCGGCGGACGCGTGCACGTGATCTCCTCCCTGGTCGAGGGCGACGCCCCGTCGACGAAGGACGCGGTCAAGGCGCTGGCGAACATCGCCTCCTCGCGGCACGTCCTGGTCGTGGTCTCGCGTGGTGACCGCACCGGCTGGCTGTCGGTCCGGAACATCGCCGAGGTGCACGTCCTGTCGCCCGACCAGCTCAACACGTACGACGTGCTGATCAGCGACGACGTGGTCTTCACCCAGCAGGCCTTCGACGAGTTCGTGGCCGGCCCCATCTCAGGTGGCGCCACTGCCAAGGCCAGCTCCGCGGAGCTGCCCGACCTGACCACCCCCGACATCCCGGGTGAGCCGGTGCCGTCGGTGGCCCCCGCCGAGGGCGAGGGTGCTGTTGACACCGAGGAGACGAAGTGATTTACGACCCGCGGGACATCCTGCTCTCTCCGGTCGTCTCGGAGAAGAGCTACGGCCTGCTGGACGACAACAAGTACACGTTCTACGTGCGTCCGGACGCGAACAAGACTCAGATCAAGATCGCGGTCGAGCAGGTCTTCAACGTCAAGGTCACGGCGGTCAACACGCTGAACCGGCAGGGGAAGCGGAAGCGGACCAAGTTCGGCACCGGTAAGCGGAAGGACACCAAGCGCGCGATCGTGAGCCTCGCGCCGGGTGACCGCATCGAGATCTTCGGGGGGCCGGTCTCCTGACGGGGGTCGGACCATTCTGAGGATCGAGAGCTGAGGGATACAGATGGGCATCCGCAAATACAAGCCGACTACGCCGGGCCGGCGTGGTTCGAGCGTCGCCGACTTCGTCGAGATCACCCGTGACCACCCGGAGAAGTCGCTGGTCCGGCCGCTGCACAGCAAGGGCGGCCGCAACGCGCACGGGCGGGTCACCACTCGCCACCAGGGCGGTGGCCACAAGCGCGCGTACCGGCTGATCGACTTCCGCCGGGCCGACAAGGACGGCGTGCCGGCCAAGGTCGCGCACATCGAGTATGACCCGAACCGCACCGCGCGGATCGCGCTGCTGCACTTCGTCGACGGCGAGAAGCGATACATCGTCGCGCCGAACAAGCTGCGGCAGGGCGACCGGGTCGAAACCGGTCCGGGCGCCGACATCAAGCCGGGCAACAACCTCCCGCTGCGCAACATCCCGGTCGGTACGGTCGTTCACGCGATCGAGCTGAAGCCGGGTGGCGGCGCGAAGATCGCGCGCTCCGCCGGTGCGAGCGTCCAGCTGGTGGCGAAGGACGGGCCGTACGCCCAGCTCCGGATGCCGTCGGGTGAGATCCGGAACGTCGACGCGCGCTGCCGCGCGACCGTCGGCGAGGTCGGCAACGCCGAGCAGTCGAACATCAACTGGGGCAAGGCCGGCCGCATGCGCTGGAAGGGCAAGCGCCCGACCGTCCGTGGTGTGGCGATGAACCCGATCGACCACCCGCACGGTGGTGGTGAGGGCAAGACCTCTGGTGGTCGTCACCCGGTCAACCCCAAGGGCAAGCCCGAGGGGCGCACTCGCCGGGCCAACAAGGCCAGCGACAAGTTCATCGTCCGCCGCCGCAAGACCAACAAGAAGCGCTGAGGTTGTAGGCCATGCCCCGCAGCTTGAAGAAGGGCTACTTCGTCGACGACCACCTCATCAAGAAGGTGGACGCGCAGAACGCCCGGGGAACCAAGAACGTCATCAAGACCTGGTCGCGTCGCTCGACCGTCACGCCGGAGATGATCGGCCACACGCTCGGCGTCCACGACGGACGCAAGCACGTGCCGGTGTTCGTCACCGAGGCGATGGTCGGGCACAAGCTGGGCGAGTTCTCGCCGACCCGCACGTTCAAGGGTCACGAGAAGGACGACCGCAAGAGCCGCCGCCGCTGACGCGGACCCAGGTGCGCACGGTTACCCGAGCGCGGAAAGACGAGAGAGCAGACAGATGGCAGTGATCGACGGCAAGCGCGTGAATCCGCGACGCGTGGCGCTGCTCGGGGACGCCCCGGGTGCATTCGCCGAGGCGCGGTACGTCCGGACGACGGCGATGAAGACCCGGCGTGTGGTCGACCTCATCCGGGGTCTTCCCGCCAAAGAGGCGCTGACCGCGCTCAAGTTCGCCCCGCAGGCCGCCAGCGAGCAGGTCTACCGGGTGGTCGAGAGCGCGATCGCGAACGCCGAGCACAACGAGCGGCTCGACCCCGACTCGCTGCTCGTGACGAAGGCCTTCGTGGATGAGGGCCCGACGATGAAGCGGTTCCGGCCGCGCGCCCAGGGGCGTGCCTACCGGATCCGGAAGCGCACCTGCCACATCACTGTCGTGGTGGAGAGTGTGGCCCCGACGGCGAAGCCGAAGCGGGCGCCGAAGAAGGCGAGCGGCGGCCGCGCGGCAGCCACGAAGGGAAGCGCCGAGTAATGGGTCAGAAGGTCAACCCGCACGGCTTCCGACTCGGCATCACGACCGAGTGGAAGTCACGCTGGTACGCAGACAAGCTGTACAAGGACTACGTCGGTGAAGACGTGGCGATCCGGAAGATGATGTCGCGCGGCATGGAACGCGCCGGCATCTCGCGGGTCGAGATCGAGCGCACCCGCGACCGGGTTCGGGTGGACATCCACACCGCCCGGCCGGGCATCGTCATCGGCCGTCGCGGTGCGGAGGCCGACCGGATCCGTGGTCAGCTCGAGAAGCTCACCAGCAAGCAGGTGCAGCTCAACATCCTCGAGGTGAAGAACCCCGAGGCCGACGCGCAGCTGGTTGCCCAGGGCGTCGCCGAGCAGCTCTCCTCCCGGGTGAGCTTCCGCCGCGCCATGCGTAAGGCCATGCAGTCGGCGATGAAGTCGCCGGGCGTCAAGGGCATCCGGGTGCAGTGCGCCGGCCGCCTGGGTGGTGCCGAGATGTCGCGGTCGGAGTTCTACCGCGAAGGTCGGGTTCCGCTGCACACGCTCCGCGCGAACATCGACTACGGCATCTACGAGGCCCGCACCACGTTCGGCCGCATCGGCGTCAAGGTGTGGATCTACAAGGGCGACGTCGTGCAGAGCCGGGCCGAGCGCGAGGCGGCCGAGGCCGCGCTGCGCCAGCACCGCGGCAACCGTCCCGACCGTCGCCGTGGCGCCGGTGGTGGCGGTGGCGGCCGTGGCCGTGGCGAGCGTCAGGGTGGCGGCGGCCGCGGTGCCGAGCGCACCGAGGCTGACCTGCCGCCGGCGCCGACCACCGCTTCTGGTGAAGAGTCGTCGAACGTGGACCCGAACGCGGTGGCTCCGGCCGCGGCGCCGATCGTCGAGGCGCCCGAGCCCGCCGCCACGCCGGCTGAGAACACCAGTCAGGAGGGCTGACCCATGCTGATTCCGCGCAGGGTCAAGCACCGTAAGCAGCACCACCCGACGCGCCGTGGCGCGGCCAAGGGCGGCACCGCGGTCACCTTCGGCGAGTACGGCATCCAGGCTCTGGAGCCGGCCTACGTGACCAACCGGCAGATCGAGTCGGCGCGTATCGCGATCACCCGTCACATCAAGCGTGGCGG includes the following:
- the rplC gene encoding 50S ribosomal protein L3, encoding MDRQIKGILGEKLGMTQVFDENNRIVPVTVVQAGPNVVTQVRTPERDGYSAVQVAFGGIDPRKVNKPESGHFKAAGVTPRRHLVEIRTTDAAEYEVGQEVSAEIFEAGIKVDVVGTSKGKGYAGVMKRHGFKGLGAGHGTQRKHRAPGSIGGCATPGRVFKGLRMAGRMGGVRTTTMNLSVHRVDAEKGLILVKGAVPGPKGGLVLIRTAAKTQLGKGGVAK
- the rplD gene encoding 50S ribosomal protein L4, whose product is MTTTIDVVDASGAKTGTADLPAEIFDVTTNVPLIHQVVVAQQAAARQGTHKTKTRGEVSGGGAKPYKQKGTGRARQGSTRAPQFTGGGVVHGPQPRDYSQRTPKKMKAAALRGALSDRARGGRVHVISSLVEGDAPSTKDAVKALANIASSRHVLVVVSRGDRTGWLSVRNIAEVHVLSPDQLNTYDVLISDDVVFTQQAFDEFVAGPISGGATAKASSAELPDLTTPDIPGEPVPSVAPAEGEGAVDTEETK
- the rplW gene encoding 50S ribosomal protein L23, whose protein sequence is MIYDPRDILLSPVVSEKSYGLLDDNKYTFYVRPDANKTQIKIAVEQVFNVKVTAVNTLNRQGKRKRTKFGTGKRKDTKRAIVSLAPGDRIEIFGGPVS
- the rplB gene encoding 50S ribosomal protein L2 — its product is MGIRKYKPTTPGRRGSSVADFVEITRDHPEKSLVRPLHSKGGRNAHGRVTTRHQGGGHKRAYRLIDFRRADKDGVPAKVAHIEYDPNRTARIALLHFVDGEKRYIVAPNKLRQGDRVETGPGADIKPGNNLPLRNIPVGTVVHAIELKPGGGAKIARSAGASVQLVAKDGPYAQLRMPSGEIRNVDARCRATVGEVGNAEQSNINWGKAGRMRWKGKRPTVRGVAMNPIDHPHGGGEGKTSGGRHPVNPKGKPEGRTRRANKASDKFIVRRRKTNKKR
- the rpsS gene encoding 30S ribosomal protein S19, whose protein sequence is MPRSLKKGYFVDDHLIKKVDAQNARGTKNVIKTWSRRSTVTPEMIGHTLGVHDGRKHVPVFVTEAMVGHKLGEFSPTRTFKGHEKDDRKSRRR
- the rplV gene encoding 50S ribosomal protein L22, with protein sequence MAVIDGKRVNPRRVALLGDAPGAFAEARYVRTTAMKTRRVVDLIRGLPAKEALTALKFAPQAASEQVYRVVESAIANAEHNERLDPDSLLVTKAFVDEGPTMKRFRPRAQGRAYRIRKRTCHITVVVESVAPTAKPKRAPKKASGGRAAATKGSAE
- the rpsC gene encoding 30S ribosomal protein S3 codes for the protein MGQKVNPHGFRLGITTEWKSRWYADKLYKDYVGEDVAIRKMMSRGMERAGISRVEIERTRDRVRVDIHTARPGIVIGRRGAEADRIRGQLEKLTSKQVQLNILEVKNPEADAQLVAQGVAEQLSSRVSFRRAMRKAMQSAMKSPGVKGIRVQCAGRLGGAEMSRSEFYREGRVPLHTLRANIDYGIYEARTTFGRIGVKVWIYKGDVVQSRAEREAAEAALRQHRGNRPDRRRGAGGGGGGRGRGERQGGGGRGAERTEADLPPAPTTASGEESSNVDPNAVAPAAAPIVEAPEPAATPAENTSQEG